A window from Salmo trutta chromosome 29, fSalTru1.1, whole genome shotgun sequence encodes these proteins:
- the LOC115166693 gene encoding tetraspanin-18-like → MEGDCLSCIKYLMFIFNFLIFLGGSFLLGVGVWVLVDPMGFREIVAANPLLFTGVYIILAMGAMLFLLGFLGCCGAIRENKCLLLFFFMLILVIFLAELAAAILAFIFREHLTREKFTRDLKRHYQGHNNTDVFTSTWNALMTTFDCCGVNSPEDFEESLFRLLSPDKMVPGVCCQGNGHPGDAVDDLSRDECQKGSMELRYNKGCYSAVVDYFETYIYMAGALAIVVLTIELFAMVFAMCLFRGIDQ, encoded by the exons ATGGAGGGGGACTGTCTCAGCTGCATCAAGTACCTCATGTTCATCTTCAACTTCCTCATTTTT TTAGGAGGCTCCTTCCTGcttggtgtgggtgtgtgggtactGGTGGACCCTATGGGCTTCAGGGAGATCGTAGCAGCCAACCCTCTGCTCTTCACTGGGGTCTACATCATCCTGGCCATGGGGGCAATGCTCTTCCTCCTCGGCTTCCTGGGCTGCTGCGGAGCCATTCGGGAGAACAAGTGTCTGCTGCTCTTT ttCTTCATGCTCATCCTGGTCATCTTCCTGGCAGAGTTAGCAGCAGCCATCTTGGCCTTCATATTCCGGGAGCAT CTCACCAGAGAGAAGTTTACCAGAGATCTGAAGAGACACTACCAGGGACACAACAATACCGACGTCTTCACCTCCACCTGGAACGCCCTCATGACCACC TTTGACTGCTGTGGGGTGAACAGCCCGGAGGACTTTGAGGAAAGCCTGTTCAGGCTCCTCAGCCCAGACAAGATGGTTCCTGGGGTGTGTTGCCAGGGCAACGGTCACCCTGGAGATGCGGTGGATGACCTCAGCAGGGACGAGTGTCAGAAGGGAAGCATGGAGCTCCGCTACAACAAG ggttgtTACTCAGCGGTGGTGGACTATTTTGAGACGTATATCTACATGGCAGGAGCTCTGGCCATTGTTGTCTTGACGATTGAA CTGTTTGCCATGGTGTTTGCCATGTGTCTGTTCAGAGGAATCGACCAGTAA